GAAGACAAAAATCACAACTTGTGGTTTGGCGCCTACGGTGGTGGCTTGTACAAATACGATGGAAACACGTTTACCAACTATACCATCAAAGAAGGTTTAACAACCGACTCACCCTACTCCATCATTGCTGATAAAGAAAATCATATCTGGATTGGTAGCAGCAGAGGCATCGATCGTTTTGATGAAAAAACGAAAACGTTTGTGCACTATGGAAAGTCGGAAGGTTTCCTAGGTGTTGAAACCAACCCGAATGCCGTATGCATGGACAAAGAAGGAAACCTTTGGTATGGAAGCATTATGGGCGCAGTTCGCTATTCTCCGAAAGAAGACAAACCGAACTCGGTTGAGCCGGTTACGTTCATCACCGGTTTAAAATTGTTTATGAAAGATTTTGAATTTCCGGATGATGCACGATTCAAGTACAACGAAAATCATTTGACGTTCAACTTTGTGGGAGTGAGTTTAAACAATCCCGAAAAAGTAAAATACCAATACAAATTAGAAGGATTTGATAAAGATTGGCTTCCGGGCTATACAACAGCCAACGAAGCAGTTTATTCCAACTTGCCTCCGGGAACGTATACGTTTTTAGTACGTGCATTTAATAACGATGGAACAGGAAACATCCGAGCAACAGAATATAAATTTCAAATTGCTCCACCATTTTGGCAAACAGCGGTGTTTTATGTTTTAGTATTTGCCTTCGCGATTTTTGGATTGTATGTATTTGATAAGATGCGTACACAAAAATTAAAGAATGCAAAAAAATTATTGGAAGACAAAGTAGAAGAACGTACCGAAGAGTTGGCGATTAAAAATGCTGAGCTGGCAGAAAAAAACAAAGACATTACCGATAGTATCCGTTATGCAAAACGCATTCAGGAAGCCATCCTTCCTCCGGAAAATGTTATCAGATCGCACTTCCCGAACTCGTTCGTATTCTCTAAACCGAAAGACATTGTGAGTGGCGACTTCTATTGGTTAGAGAAAAAAGGAGATGAAATATTATTTGCAGCAGTAGATTGTACCGGACATGGTGTTCCCGGAGCGTTTATGAGTATTGTGGGTTACAATATTTTAAACCAAGCGGTGAACGAAAACATTGCGGTGATTCCTTCTAAGTTGTTAGATAAATTAAACAAAGGCGTAAGCGAAACCTTGAATCAAACTTCGGTGGATGCGCGTTTGCGCGATGGAATGGACATTGCCTTGTGTGCTATTAATTTCAAAACAATGGAATTGCAATATGCCGGAGCTTACAATCCGTTGTTTATTGTGCGCGGAAAAGAATTGATTGAAGTAAAAGCAGACAACATTGCGATTGGAAGTTATACCGATGCACAAACACAAAATTATACCAACCACATTGTTCCGATTCAAAAAGGCGATACCATTTATATTTTCTCCGATGGTTTTGCCGATCAGTTTGGTGGACCAGATGGTAAAAAATTCAAACAAGCACAATTCAAAACCATGCTCCTCAACTTAAACGGAGTTTCCATGGAACAACAACAAATTGCCTTGGAGCGTTCTATTGAAGAATGGAGAGGAGTATTGCAACAGGTGGATGATATGTTGGTGATTGGGGTAAGAGTGTAAACAAAAAATCGCCACGCTATGGCGTAAACATTTCCATATTGGGCATATTTACGCCATGTTATGGCGAGTATATACAAGTTACCAGTAATGCTAAAAAGAACAACCATAATCCTATCAATTAGCTTACTGACCTTCACAGTATCAGGACAGAGTATTTTTCAAAAAACATTTGGAACGACAGCTTACGAAGAAATTTGGGGTCTCGACAAAACTTATGACGGAGGATTTGTTCTAGGTGGATATACTGGATTTGGAAATGCTTACATAATCAAGCTAACTGCTATCGGAGACACATCTTGGACACGAGATATTAATGTCGGAGGAATGGATTTGATTTATACAATTCAACAAACTAACGACAGCGGATTTATTGCAGCAGGACGAACTAATGGATTTGGAGCAGGAGGATTAGATATGTTATTAATAAAATTAGATGCTAATGGAAACAACCAATGGACGAAAGCGATTGGAGGAAGTGCTGATGAAACTGTAAATTCAATCGAGCAAACATTGGACGGAGGATTTATTATTGCTGGAAATACTTATAGCTTTAGTTCAGGACTCAATGACTTTTATATTGTTAAAACAAACTCAATCGGAAATATTGTTTGGAGTAAAAGTATTGGAGGCGTTGGAAATGATAATGCATATTCAATTATTCAGAATACCGACAGCAGTTATATCGCAGTTGGTTTAACTTCAAGTGTTGGAGCTGGGGGCAACGACCTTCTTGCAACTAAATTTGACAAAAATGGAAATGTGACGTGGATGAAAACTTATGGAGGTGGAGGAGATGACAGGGCAAATTCAATTCAACAAACTTCCGATGGAGGATTTATTATTTCTGGAGTAACGAACAGCTTTGGCGCTGGGAATTACGATTTTTATTTAATCAAAACAGATAGTAGCGGAAATCCTACTTTTCAAAAAACACTTGGAGGAGTTGGGAATGAATGGTCTTATTGTGTTCAGCAGACAAATGATTTAGGATATATATTGACGGGATATACAACAAGTTTTGGAGCAGGGAGTTCAGATTATTACTTTATCAAAACCAATTCAATCGGAGATACAACTTGGACAAAAACATTCGGTGGTTCAATGGATGACTATGCAACAAACGTAAAACAAACTCCCGACAATGGCTACGCCATTGTTGGTTATGGGCAAAGTTTTGGTGCTGGAAGTCATGATTTTTATTTTGTGAAAACCGACAGTAATGGAAATGGAATTTGCAATCAAAATACTACAGCCACAATCGTGAACTCTCCAATCTCAACTGTAACTATTCCAACTTTGACAATTTCTAGTGGCGGGACTGTGAATAGCGTAATTCCAATTTTAAATAGCGGAACAATAGTAAACACTTTGTGCACAAATGTTGGAATAGAAATAATCGACAAGGAAAACGTAGACATTAATTTTTTTCCGAATCCTTTGACAGATTATGCTACACTGAATTTTGAAAATCCTGAAAATAGAAAATACATTTTTAATTTATATAATGTTCAAGGACAATTGGTTCGTAAAATTGAGCAAGTAACAACAGAAACAATAATTCTTGAGAGACAGAATTTATTGAATGGTTTATATTTCTTCCAACTTATAACAGGCGCTGGAGTTGAAATGAATGGTAAATTGATAATTGAATAAAGCACAACTGGTAACACAGGTCTGGCGCCATTTGGGCATTTTGCTTCGGAATACAAATTTGAGTACATTTGATAATCAGGCTTCGCAATTGAAATTATAGTAAGAAACCCAAACGAGCGCCAGGCCTGGGAACGTTAGCTGCAACTGCCGCCAAAATCTTAACATTGAAAAACCATTGACAGAATTAGCATGTTTTATACTGACATAAAAAATTGGAAAGGATTATTTTATGGAGTTGCTTATGGACTTTTTGCAAGAGCAATTTTTTCAATGGAAGACTTCACAGAGGATAAGCCATTTTTTCCAACATTTGGACTAATGACAATTTCATTTATGTTTATAGTTCCATTTGTAATTGGCCTAATTACATCTTATCACCAAGACAAAATAACAAGTTCTAGAAAAATTGCAATCATAACAATGCCAATTTTTTCAGTTATTGGACTTGTGGGAGTTTCATTACTTTTTGGACAAGAAGGAATAATTTGTGCATTAATGGCCTTACCGGTTTTTCTTTTTATGTCTTTACTTGGTGGACTTATTGGAACAAGAGTATTCAAGCGAAACAAAACAGATAAATTGTATGTTTCATTATTTGTTTTTCTTCCATTTTTAATTGCGCCATTTGAAAATCAACTTGGACTGACTGACAAAATATTTACAGAACACACTTCAATTGAAATCAACTCAACTGACAAAATTGTTTGGAGCAATATTACAAGAGTAAAACCAATTTCAGAAAGAGAGAACAACAATTCGCTTTTTCAATTCATGGGTTTTCCTAGACCAATAAAGGCTGAACTTGACACAATTGCAATAGGAGGAATAAGGAAAGCCATTTTTGCTCGTGGATTATTTTTTACCGAGACTGTTACTCAAATGAAACCAGACAAAATATTAGCATTTAATATTGTCGCTGACCCAAAATCAATTCCACCAAAAGCACTTGACGAACATGTTACGGTTGGTGGTAAATATTTTGACGTTTTAGAAGGTAAGTATGAAATTGAAAAAATAAATGAAGACAAATTAACTTTACATTTGACTTCACAATTTAGACTTTCAACAAGATTTAATTTTTACAGTGGACTTTGGAGTAAGTTAATAATGAGAGACATTCAAAAAAACATTTTAGAAATAATTAGAGAGAGAAGTGAACAACAAAAAAGCAGCAGCAGCTAACAGCGTGCAAACGAAAGCCGCTGGTTTGCAATAATTTGAAAGTTCAGATATTTCTTTTAAGTTTGTATTAGGTTTGCAGTTCAGCGCTTTGGTTTCGCGGCCTTCGTTTGCACGCAAACCGTTATCAGCAACCCTAAAACCCGACAGTGCGACCATTAACCGACAGACATAAACCGACCGACAATGCAATTTTCGGCAAAGCCGTTTGGCTATCCCTTCGCAAAATAAAAAGAGCTGCAAAGCCACCCACAAGCCGACCCGCTTTTGCAGCACATTTTATTTTGCCCAACCGCACTAACGCGCCACCCGACAATTTTCTGCACACCCAACAATATTTCTTCGTATCTTTGACCCCGTGAAAAAAGTCTTTACACTCATATTTAGTTTTTATTTGTTGACACTGGCAGTTATGCCGTGCAGCGACAAGGACGACTGTAAATATCTGAGTGCCGACCAATCTACATTCACCACAACCGACCATTCTGACCACGACAGCGACACAGAACATTGCACCCCGTTTTGTATGTGTGCTTGCTGCGGACAATCTTTCAACAGTTCAATTTTATCCTGCCGCTTCTTGCCGCTTTTCCATATTATCAGTAAAAAATTTCCTATTTACAACGCCTCGTTTGTTTCTGAGGTGTATTTGTCTATTTGGCAACCGCCAAAACTCAGTTAATGAATTTCTGATATTCCGCTGAAAACGGAACAAAACAAAACTACTTGCAGTGCTGTCGCACCGCAAGTAATCCTGTATTCATTCATCAAACTGATTAAAAAAATGTTAGACAAAATAATTGCGTTCAGCATAAAAAATAAATTCATCATCGCACTGATGACACTTGCTCTCATTGTTTGGGGAGTGTGGAGTGCAACTAAACTGCCTATTGATGCAGTTCCCGACATCACCAACAATCAAGTGCAAATCATTACGGTTTGCCCAACCCTTGCAGGACAAGAGGTTGAACAGTTGGTAACTTACCCAATAGAACAAAGCATTGCCAACCTTCCCGACTTGGAAGAGTTGCGGAGCATTTCCCGTTTCGGACTTTCGGTAATTACAGTGGTATTTGACGACAAAGTGAACATCTACTTTGCAAGACAATTGATTAACGAACGACTAAAGGAAGCCGAAAGCAAAATACCCAAAGGTGTTGGCACACCCGAATTAGCACCCGTTAGCACAGGTTTGGGAGAAGTGTATCAATACATCATTCATCCAAAAAAAGGCAGCGAAAGCAAATATACCGCTATGGACTTGCGGACAATGCAAGACTGGATTGTTGCCCGACAACTTTATGGAACACCCGGTATTGCAGAGGTGAATAGTTTTGGCGGACAACTCAAACAATATGAAGTTGCCGTAAACCCCGACAGACTTATTGCAATGGGAATAACCATTCCAGAGATTTTTACCGCCTTAGAAAAGAACAACGAAAATACAGGCGGGGCTTACATTGACAAAAAGCCAAATGCCTATTTTATTCGTGGAGTTGGTTTGATTGGTTCGTTTGACGACATCAAAAACATTGTGGTAAAGACAAATCCTAATGGCATTCCTATTTTAATAAAAGATGTTGCCGAAGTGCATTTAGGTAGTGCCGTGCGATATGGTGCAATGACTTACAACGGTGAAGTAGATGCAGTAGGTGGAGTTGTAATGATGCTGAAAGGTGCAAATAGTGCCGATGTGGTAAGCCGTATTAAAGATAAAATGGCAACCATTCAAAAATCATTGCCAAAAGATGTAGTAATTGAACCCTACTTAGATAGAACAGATTTGGTAAACCGTGCAATCAGCACAGTTGAAAAAAACCTGATTGAAGGAGCATTAATAGTAATCTTCGTTTTGGTTTTGTTTCTTGGAAATCTTCGTGCAGGATTGATTGTAGCTTCTGCCATTCCTTTATCAATGTTGTTTGCATTGGGCTTAATGAATGTATTTGGCGTAAGTGCAAACCTAATGAGCTTAGGAGCAATTGACTTTGGTCTAATTGTGGACGGTGCAGTAATTATTGTAGAAGCCACTTTGCACCATTTAGGAATGCGAAAAGCCATCGGCAAACTTTCACAATCAGAAATGGATAATGAAGTTTTCGTTTCCGCATCTAAAATCCGAAGCAGTGCCGCTTTTGGAGAAATAATTATCCTTATTGTTTACATTCCAATTCTTACCTTGGTAGGTATCGAGGGCAAAATGTTTAGCCCAATGGCTCAAACGGTTTCTTTCGCCATTATTGGGGCGTTGATTTTATCACTTACCTATATTCCAATGATGTGTGCAGCGTTCCTTTCTAAAAACGTTTCGCACAAGAAAACATTGAGCGATAGAATGATGAACTTTTTCCAACGCATTTATGCACCACTTTTGGAAAAAGCAATCCGTTTCAAAAAAGTAATTGTAGGTGTAACAGTTGCCGTATTTGTGGTTTCCGTGTTCCTGTTTTCAAGAATGGGCGGTGAATTTATCCCAACCTTACAGGAAGGCGATTTTGCTTTTCACTGCATATTACCGCAAGGCACATCACTTTCACAAAGTTTAGAAACCTCAATGCAAGCATCAAGACTTATCAAAGAATTTGACGAGGTAAAAATGGTAGTTGGCAAAACAGGTGCTGCCGAAGTTCCCACCGACCCAATGCCACCCGAAGCAACGGATATGATGATAATTTTGAAACCACAAAGCGAATGGAAACGTGATGTTTCTTATGATGAATTGGCAGAAGAGTTTGAAGAAAGATTAAACACAATCCCTGGGGTATTCTTTGAAAAGAACCAACCCATACAAATGCGGTTTAATGAATTGATGACAGGTATTCGCCAAGACGTTGCAGTAAAAATATTTGGTGAAAATATGGACACACTTTTAAACTATGCCAATAAAGTAAATTCAGTTGTGCAAAGTGTGGACGGTGCAACAGAACCAAGTGTTGAACGAGTGGCAGGACTTCCGCAAATCGTAATCAAATACAATCGTTCTCAAATTGCCAATTACGGGTTGAATATTGAGGACATCAACCACATTGTTTCTACTTCTTTTGCTGGAGGAAGTGCAGGAGTTGTATATGAAAACGAACGCAAATTTGAATTAGTAGTTCGTCTTGACAGCACACACCGCAACAACATTGACGATGTGAGCCATTTGTATATCCCAACTACCAACGGAACGCAAATTCCATTATCCCAAGTTGCAGAAATCAAAATGGAATTGGGGCCTGCACAAATTAGCCGTGAAGATGGCAAACGTAGAATAGTGGTGGGCTTCAACATCAAAGGCAGAGATGTAGAAAGTGTAGTTACCGACATACAAAAAGAACTGAATGAAAAAGTAAAATTACCGGAAGGTTATTATTACACCTATGGAGGAACATTTGAAAACCTACAAGCAGCATCCAAGCGACTAATGATTGCTTTGCCAGTAGCTTTAGCACTCATTTTTATGTTGCTCTATTTCACGTTCAGTTCAGTAAAACAGGCAGCTCTAATTTATACCGCCATTCCAATGAGTGCAATTGGTGGTGTATTCGCTTTGCTCATTCGTGATATGCCTTTCAGCATTTCGGCAGGTATTGGCTTTATTGCATTGTTCGGTGTAGCAGTCTTAAATGGAATTGTGCTGATTGGAACTTTCAACCAGTTGGCAAAAGATGGAATGACAGACATAATCCAACGCATAAAAGAAGGAACTAAAATCCGTTTGCGACCTGTGTTAATGACTGCCACCGTTGCATCATTGGGATTTTTACCAATGGCACTTTCACACGGTGCAGGAGCAGAAGTGCAAAAACCATTGGCAACCGTTGTAATAGGCGGTTTGCTTACAGCAACTTTCTTAACTCTATTTGTTTTGCCTTTGTTGTATGTTCTATTTTCACCTAAAAGAAAAATCAATATTTCAACGGCAAGCATTTTAGTTTTTGCTTTGCTTTCTTTTAATGCTGCCAATGCACAATCGCCAACAACAAAGAGTATTTCTGTTGATGATGCAATAACCACAGCATTGAAAAATAATTTGGAATTACAATCGCAACAACTCAATGTACAATCTTCTACCATCTTGAAAAAATCAGTGTTTGAATTACCTAAAACAAATGTCAATTTCCAGTTTGGGCAATACAACAGCATTAATCAGGACAAGGCTTTTCAGGTTTCGCAAAGTATTCCATTCCCTACTTACTATTCCGCAAAATCAAGTTTGTATAAAGCCGAATTGCAAAGTAGTGAATTGCAACAGCAAGCCACAGCCAACGAAATAAAAGCACAGGTTCAATATTGGTTTTATCAGTTGCAGTATTTGCAAACAACTAAAAAGCAACTGCAATCTTTAGACAGTTTGTATAATGATTTTGTGAGTGCAGCAGCATTGCGATACAAAACAGGTGAAACAAATTTGTTGGAGAAAACCACAGCCGAAACCAAGCGGGGACAACTTTCACAGTTGCTCAAACAAAACGAAACAGATTTTGCAACGGCTTACAATTCCCTTAAAACACTAATGAATACAAGCGAAGATTTTACAATAACCGTAAATGAAAATTGGCAACCGCTTATTTTTAGCAGTTCATTTGACACAACCCTAATTGCAAATAATCCAACGCTTAAAGTATTGTATCAGCAATCAGTAATTGCAGAACAAAACAAAAAGTTAGAAACGGCTTCAACTTTACCCGATTTTAATGTGGGTTATTTCAACCAGTCGTTAATCGGAGTGCAAAGCATCAATGGAGCAGATGTAAATTTTGACGGTAGCAAACGTTTTCAGGGTTTTAATGTAGGTATCAGTATTCCTATTACATTTTTTAGCAACGCTTCCAAAATAAAATCGCTTGACTATAAACAACAGGCATTGCAAAAAGAAGCTGACAACGGAAAACTGATTTTACAAACCCAATTGCAAAATGCTTTTCAACAATACAGTCAAAATTTGTCGCAATACAACTACTACAAATCAACCGCTTTGCCCAATGCCGAAATAATTATCAGCACCGCAAAGGTTGGTTTCAAAAGTGGCGACATTGGCTACATTGAATACTTGCAAGCCTTACAAACCGCTACCGATGTGCAATTAAATTATCTGCAATCCATCAATCTAATTAACCAATCCATTGTCAACATCAATTTCTTAATCAATAAATAAAATTTCGCAAAAATGAAAAATATAATCTTCATGGCAGCCCTTGCAACATCCATCGTATTTGCATCCTGCAACAGCAATAAAACCGAAACTCACGGTGAAGAAACAGAGCATCACGATGAACACGAAAACACCAACACGGAAATGCTTACAGCCGAGCAAATGAAATCTATAAAAATAGAATTTGGCAGCATTGAGAAAAAGCAACTCACCGCCTCACTTAAAGCCAACGGAATTTTAAAAGTGCCAAATCAAAACAGAGCAAATGCCACAGCATCATTGGGCGGTGTAATAAAATCTATTTTGGTTCAAACAGGAAATTCGGTTAGTAAAGGACAAACCATTGCCACCATTTCAAACAATTCTTTTATCACAATGCAAGAGGAATATTTAAGTGTTTCTTCAAAAACAGAATTGGCACAATTGGAATTTGCCCGACAAAAAGAATTGCAACAAGGCAACGCAGGAGCATTGAAAAATTTGCAGTCAGCCGATGCTGAACTTAAAACATTGAAGGCAAGAAAAGCGAGTTTGCAAAAGCAGTTAGAACTTATTGGTATCAACACCGCTTCACTCACAAGCGAAAATATCCAATCAGTTGTAAATATTTCAAGCCCCATAAACGGCACAATAAGCAATGTAATGGTAAACATCGGCAGCTATGTAGATGCCAACAACCCCATTGCCGAAATAGTGGATAACAGCCAACTGCATCTGGATTTGTATGTGTATGAAAAGGATTTGCAAAAACTCAAAGTTGGGCAAACTATTCACTTTACGCTAACCAACAACCCTGGTAAAGAATATGATGCCGATGTTTACGCCATTAGTAACACCTTTGAACAAAACACAAAAGCCATTGCCGTTCATGCAATGGTGAAAGGGAACAAGCAAGGATTGATTGACGGAATGAGCATAACTGCATTAGTAAGTTTAGAAAATGCTACTGTTGATGCCGTGCCTACCAATGCCATTGTAAACCACGAAGGGCAGGACTATATTTTTATTGTTACCGATGCTCATAGCGAAGAAGAACACCACAGCGAAACTGAAACAGCCGAACACAAACACGATGAAAGCGGACATCAGCATAGCGAAAAAGAAGAACCTGAACACAAAGAAGAAGGAACAACTTTTGAAAAAATTCCAATTCGTAAAGGCACTACCGATGTAGGTTACAGTGAAATTACTTTGCTCAAAGAAATTCCTGCCAACAGCAAAGTAGTTGTGAATGGAGCATTTTTCATTCTTGCAAAAATGAATAATAAAGGCGAGGCACACGCACATTAAAATTTAAAACAATGAAATTCAACACATCAATGCCAACATCACTAAAACCATATTTTCAAAAGGAACTAACCGAAGCTGAAAACACCTTTACCAAAAGGCATTTTCAGCAAAGTTGGCGACACTTAGAACGGGCACACATACTTGGACAGCCCTATCCAATTGCACATTCTTTTGTGCATTGGAAAATGTTAGAGTTCGGCATCAAAACAAAAAATACAAAAGAAATTATCGGACAAATTCCCCGCCTTTTAATAGGTGGCGTAAAATCCTTTGTCGGGAACATTCCACTTGGAAATACAGGCGGAGCTAATGTTCCGCCACTGCAACCAATGGAAATACCCGAAGATTTATTAATCATTATTCAAACACATTCAAGCAATGAAATTACCAATCAACGATAAAAAATTCATTTTTCTACTTTCAGCAATCATAATAGTAGTTGCGTTAGAAATTCTTTCAATCATCGGCATTCATATTCCAATGCCTTATGCACCATTTGTTTTCGCTGCATTCATTTTAGGCATTGGCTACAATGTTTTGTGGAACGGTTTAAAAGCAATCTTCAAACTCCAATTCAGTAGCATCAATTTACTAATGACAATTGCAGTTATTGGAGCATTTTATTTAGGCGAATATCCCGAAGCAGCAGTAGTAATAGTATTGTATGTTTTAGGTGAACGCTTGGAAGATATTGGAATTGAAAATTCAAAATCTGCATTAGATGAATTAGTAAGCAAAGCACCAAAGACCGCTTTTGTAAAATCAGAAAACGCAAATGTTGCCATTGATAAAATTACAGTCGGCACAATCATTCAAGTTAAAGCAGGTGAAATGATACCGCTTGACGGAAAAATAATTTCAGGAGAAACCACCGTTGACGAAGCTGCCATCACAGGCGAACCCATACCCAAAGACAAACACACAGGCGACAATCTTTTTGCAGGAACACTAAACAAAAATGGTTTTATAGAAATAGAAACAACAAAACTTTCTGTTGATACAACTTTCTCAAAAATCATTCGCCTCACCTTTGAAGCACAGGGCAATAAAAGCGAAACACAAAAATTCATTCAGCAATTTTCAAAGTATTACACACCTTCCATTATTGCAATGGCAATTTTAGTTTTCGTAATTCCTGTTTTCGTTTTGCAATTAGACCTCAATCATTGGTTGCAACAGGCAATTACACTTTTGGTTATCGCTTGTCCGTGTGCATTAGTCATATCAACACCCGTTGCAATCTATGCAGCCATCGGGAACGCATCAGCAAAAGGAGCATTAGTAAAGGGCGGAAAATACATCGAAGCATTGGCAAGCATCAAAGCAATTGCATTAGATAAAACACGAACCATTACTTTTGGAAATCCGATTGTATCAGATGTATTTCCTTTAAACGGAACAACCCGTGAAGAACTTTTGGCTTGCACCGCAGGAGCAGAAATATTTTCAGAACACCCATTAGCACAAGCCATTGTTGATGCAAGTAAAAAAGAAGGATTTGAACCACACAAAACCGAAGCATTTAAAAGCATAATGGGCAAAGGTGCGACTGCAAAATGTTTGGTGTGTGAAGACGAAACAATTTATGTAGGCAAGTTAGATTTCATAAATGAACATCAACCTGTTGACAAAGAAGCCGAGAAAATTGTAGCAGAACTTTCAGCACAAGGCAAAACAAGTGTAGTCGTAAGTTTTGGCGAAGGTGTGGCAGGTATTATAGGTTTAATGGACGAAATAAAACCCGACAGTGCAGCAGCATTAAAAGAAATAGAAGTAATGAACATAGAACCCGTTATGCTTACAGGCGACAGCGAAAAAGCAGCAAACTATATTGCACAGCAAGTCGGCATCAAAAAAATATTCGGAAATATGTTACCCGAAAACAAAGCCGACAAAATCAAAGAACTTTTACAGCAGTATAAATTCGTAGCAATGGTAGGCGATGGCATAAACGATGCACCAGCTTTAGCACAATCCACCGTAGGAATAGCTATGGGAGCAGCAGGCAGCGACACAGCAATAGAAACCGCAAATATTGCATTGATGAACGACAAACTTTCACTCATACCGTTTTTAATTCGGTTAAGTCAAAAAACATTACGCAGAATAAAACTCAACACCATTGGAGCAATAGCAGTAAAATTGATATTCATAACACTTGCATTCATCGGTTACAGCAATTTAGTTTTTGCAATTGCCGCAGACGTGGGAGTAACGCTAATAGTAATTTTGACGAGTTTACGACTGATGAATTACAAAGGATAAAATGGAGAGACCTGCAAACCCAAAACCGTCTGCATCTAAAGCCAACGCATTTGCACTCACATTTGCTTTTGCCTCAACGCACAGGCAGACGCAGCAAAAGTAAAAGAGAGTGCAAGCAACCGCACCCGTTCATCGCAGACAGACCCTGCAAACACGACCGACAACACTTCGGACGGACAGAAGGGCAGCTGATAACAGCGGTTTGGCAAAAGTGGCGGTTCTGTGCTTCGTAGGACAGTTTTTCGTAAATTTGAAGTGTGTGCTTCATATTAAAATTCAATGGTAAAACGCCACCTTCGCCAAGCCGCAAAACGTTATACACAATGCGCCAAGGAGACACACGAAAAGACATTCTACCAAAAATTATGACATTTAGACCTAAAAACATTTTTTTTTACCTTCAAACAAATCAATGGATTATTATAGGACTACTTTTCCTGCTTTCTCTTTTATTGTCCCTTCAAAATA
This Bacteroidota bacterium DNA region includes the following protein-coding sequences:
- a CDS encoding efflux RND transporter periplasmic adaptor subunit — encoded protein: MKNIIFMAALATSIVFASCNSNKTETHGEETEHHDEHENTNTEMLTAEQMKSIKIEFGSIEKKQLTASLKANGILKVPNQNRANATASLGGVIKSILVQTGNSVSKGQTIATISNNSFITMQEEYLSVSSKTELAQLEFARQKELQQGNAGALKNLQSADAELKTLKARKASLQKQLELIGINTASLTSENIQSVVNISSPINGTISNVMVNIGSYVDANNPIAEIVDNSQLHLDLYVYEKDLQKLKVGQTIHFTLTNNPGKEYDADVYAISNTFEQNTKAIAVHAMVKGNKQGLIDGMSITALVSLENATVDAVPTNAIVNHEGQDYIFIVTDAHSEEEHHSETETAEHKHDESGHQHSEKEEPEHKEEGTTFEKIPIRKGTTDVGYSEITLLKEIPANSKVVVNGAFFILAKMNNKGEAHAH
- a CDS encoding DUF3703 domain-containing protein → MKFNTSMPTSLKPYFQKELTEAENTFTKRHFQQSWRHLERAHILGQPYPIAHSFVHWKMLEFGIKTKNTKEIIGQIPRLLIGGVKSFVGNIPLGNTGGANVPPLQPMEIPEDLLIIIQTHSSNEITNQR
- a CDS encoding cation-translocating P-type ATPase; this encodes MKLPINDKKFIFLLSAIIIVVALEILSIIGIHIPMPYAPFVFAAFILGIGYNVLWNGLKAIFKLQFSSINLLMTIAVIGAFYLGEYPEAAVVIVLYVLGERLEDIGIENSKSALDELVSKAPKTAFVKSENANVAIDKITVGTIIQVKAGEMIPLDGKIISGETTVDEAAITGEPIPKDKHTGDNLFAGTLNKNGFIEIETTKLSVDTTFSKIIRLTFEAQGNKSETQKFIQQFSKYYTPSIIAMAILVFVIPVFVLQLDLNHWLQQAITLLVIACPCALVISTPVAIYAAIGNASAKGALVKGGKYIEALASIKAIALDKTRTITFGNPIVSDVFPLNGTTREELLACTAGAEIFSEHPLAQAIVDASKKEGFEPHKTEAFKSIMGKGATAKCLVCEDETIYVGKLDFINEHQPVDKEAEKIVAELSAQGKTSVVVSFGEGVAGIIGLMDEIKPDSAAALKEIEVMNIEPVMLTGDSEKAANYIAQQVGIKKIFGNMLPENKADKIKELLQQYKFVAMVGDGINDAPALAQSTVGIAMGAAGSDTAIETANIALMNDKLSLIPFLIRLSQKTLRRIKLNTIGAIAVKLIFITLAFIGYSNLVFAIAADVGVTLIVILTSLRLMNYKG